From a single Ciconia boyciana chromosome 6, ASM3463844v1, whole genome shotgun sequence genomic region:
- the XRCC3 gene encoding DNA repair protein XRCC3 isoform X2, with amino-acid sequence MDWDQFDLNPKVIAALKKALQLYQDADHLTSQHQKLSLGCSVLDNLLKGGIPLVGITELAGESSAGKTQIGLQLCLCVQYPYKYGGLESGAVYICTEDVFPSKRLQQLIDQQHKLRADVPAEIIQKIKFGNSIFVEHAADLDTFHNCITRRISLLLTRGMVRLVVIDSIAALFRCEFGVSDSVMKARYLQTFGAQLHSLSTRFRTPIMCINQVTDAVSESEAAQCSCSVVDNRVSPALGITWANQLLMRLMVSRISQPEQASGVASHHTGSVRTLRVVFAPHLPPCSCYYTVKLEGVKGIK; translated from the exons ATGGATTGGGACCAGTTTGACTTGAACCCTAAAGTAATTGCTGCCCTTAAGAAAG CACTTCAGCTCTACCAAGATGCAGATCATCTCACCTCCCAACACCAGAAGCTAAGCCTAGGATGTTCAGTACTAGATAACTTGTTAAAAGGTGGCATTCCTTTAGTGGGAATCACAGAACTCGCCGGGGAAAGTTCTGCTGGGAAGACTCAGATTGGTTTACAACTGTGCCTTTGTGTGCAGTATCCTTACAAATACGGTGGATTAGAGTCTG GAGCTGTCTACATTTGTACAGAAGATGTATTCCCAAGTAAACGTTTGCAACAACTCATAGATCAACAGCATAAGCTGCGTGCAGATGTTCCAGCTGAAATCATACAGAAGATCAAATttggaaacagtatttttgttgaGCATGCAGCAGACCTA GATACCTTCCACAACTGCATTACTAGAAGGATTTCCCTACTGCTCACAAGAGGCATGGTGCGGTTGGTGGTCATAGACTCTATTGCTGCTTTGTTTCGATGCGAATTTGGAGTTTCAGATTCTGTTATGAAGGCTCGGTATTTGCAGACATTTGGAGCACAGCTTCACAGTTTAAGCACTAGATTCAGGACTCCAATAATGTGCATTAATCAG gTGACCGATGCAGTGAGCGAGTCAGAAGCTGCTCAGTGCAGTTGTAG TGTAGTGGATAACAGAGTCTCTCCAGCACTTGGAATAACCTGGGCAAATCAACTGCTAATGAGACTGATGGTCAGCCGGATATCACAACCTGAACAAGCATCTGGAGTTGCGTCACACCACACTGGAAGTGTGAGGACTTTAAGAGTAGTTTTTGCTCCtcatctccctccctgctcttgcTACTATACCGTAAAACTGGAAGGtgtaaaaggaataaaataa
- the XRCC3 gene encoding DNA repair protein XRCC3 isoform X1, translating into MDWDQFDLNPKVIAALKKADIKSIKEILNLSGADLQRLMKLSSADIQCLLKTVSHTLRRNSMLTALQLYQDADHLTSQHQKLSLGCSVLDNLLKGGIPLVGITELAGESSAGKTQIGLQLCLCVQYPYKYGGLESGAVYICTEDVFPSKRLQQLIDQQHKLRADVPAEIIQKIKFGNSIFVEHAADLDTFHNCITRRISLLLTRGMVRLVVIDSIAALFRCEFGVSDSVMKARYLQTFGAQLHSLSTRFRTPIMCINQVTDAVSESEAAQCSCSVVDNRVSPALGITWANQLLMRLMVSRISQPEQASGVASHHTGSVRTLRVVFAPHLPPCSCYYTVKLEGVKGIK; encoded by the exons ATGGATTGGGACCAGTTTGACTTGAACCCTAAAGTAATTGCTGCCCTTAAGAAAG CTGacataaaatcaataaaagagattttaaatctttctggAGCAGACTTGCAAAGATTGATGAAACTATCCAGTGCAGATATACAGTGCTTACTGAAAACAGTCTCCCACACGCTGAGGAGAAACAGTATGCTTACAG CACTTCAGCTCTACCAAGATGCAGATCATCTCACCTCCCAACACCAGAAGCTAAGCCTAGGATGTTCAGTACTAGATAACTTGTTAAAAGGTGGCATTCCTTTAGTGGGAATCACAGAACTCGCCGGGGAAAGTTCTGCTGGGAAGACTCAGATTGGTTTACAACTGTGCCTTTGTGTGCAGTATCCTTACAAATACGGTGGATTAGAGTCTG GAGCTGTCTACATTTGTACAGAAGATGTATTCCCAAGTAAACGTTTGCAACAACTCATAGATCAACAGCATAAGCTGCGTGCAGATGTTCCAGCTGAAATCATACAGAAGATCAAATttggaaacagtatttttgttgaGCATGCAGCAGACCTA GATACCTTCCACAACTGCATTACTAGAAGGATTTCCCTACTGCTCACAAGAGGCATGGTGCGGTTGGTGGTCATAGACTCTATTGCTGCTTTGTTTCGATGCGAATTTGGAGTTTCAGATTCTGTTATGAAGGCTCGGTATTTGCAGACATTTGGAGCACAGCTTCACAGTTTAAGCACTAGATTCAGGACTCCAATAATGTGCATTAATCAG gTGACCGATGCAGTGAGCGAGTCAGAAGCTGCTCAGTGCAGTTGTAG TGTAGTGGATAACAGAGTCTCTCCAGCACTTGGAATAACCTGGGCAAATCAACTGCTAATGAGACTGATGGTCAGCCGGATATCACAACCTGAACAAGCATCTGGAGTTGCGTCACACCACACTGGAAGTGTGAGGACTTTAAGAGTAGTTTTTGCTCCtcatctccctccctgctcttgcTACTATACCGTAAAACTGGAAGGtgtaaaaggaataaaataa